In Ammospiza nelsoni isolate bAmmNel1 chromosome 22, bAmmNel1.pri, whole genome shotgun sequence, a single window of DNA contains:
- the LOC132083024 gene encoding chymotrypsin-C-like: MLGAVCLVVLLGYAYGCGQPAVPPQLSSRVVGGEDAVAHSWPWQISLQYSRSGSWNHYCGGSLIAPRWVMTAAHCISSSLNYRVALGRQDVSEADEPGSVAVAVEKIIVHEDWDDYYVRNDIALIKLAEEVQETDTIRIACLPAAGKILPNNFPCYVTGWGSMRTNGPLATILQQALLPVVDYETCSKWDWWGSTVKKTMVCAGGDDVRSACNGDSGGPLNCQRDDGIWEVEGIASFVSSRGCNTNKKPTVFTRVSAYIDWINEKMSTN; encoded by the exons ATGCTGGGAGCCGTCTGTCTCGTTGTGCTGCTGGGCTACG CCTACGGATGCGGTCAGCCGGCCGTGCCACCACAGCTGAGCTCCCGCGTGGTGGGCGGTGAAGACGCTGTAGCCCACAGCTGGCCATGGCAg ATCTCGCTGCAGTACAGCCGCTCTGGATCCTGGAACCACTATTGCGGTGGGAGCCTCATTGCCCCCCGGTGGGTGATGACAGCTGCCCACTGCATCAG ctcctccctgaACTACCGCGTGGCGCTGGGCAGGCAGGATGTGTCAGAGGCTGACGAGCCTGGTTCtgtggccgtggctgtggaGAAGATCATCGTCCATGAGGATTGGGACGACTATTACGTTCG CAACGACATTGCCCTGATCAAGCTGGCAGAGGAGGTGCAGGAGACTGACACCATCCGTATTGCCTGCCTGCCGGCTGCTGGCAAGATCCTGCCGAACAACTTCCCCTGCTATGTCACCGGCTGGGGAAGCATGAGGA CCAACGGGCCCCTGGccaccatcctgcagcaggctctgctgcctgtggtgGACTATGAGACCTGCTCCAAGTGGGACTGGTGGGGCAGCACTGTAAAGAAGACCATGGTGTGCGCCGGCGGCGATGATGTCAGATCTGCATGCAAT GGCGATTCTGGGGGCCCCCTGAACTGCCAGCGCGACGATGGGATCTGGGAGGTCGAGGGCATCGCCAGCTTTGTCTCCAGCCGGGGCTGCAACACGAACAAGAAGCCGACAGTCTTCACCCGGGTGTCTGCCTACATCGACTGGATCAACGAG AAAATGAGCACAAACTGA
- the EFHD2 gene encoding EF-hand domain-containing protein D2 gives MAAAAEEPEGRRGRGPRPGPAPGSPAGRAVGEGSPGGGGRRVFSPAGEFREFSRRQLRDMERLFRQYDAGKDGFIDLMELKLMMEKLGAPQTHLGLKNMIKEVDEDLDSKLSFREFLLIFRKAAAGELQEDSGLHALARLSEIDVSTEGVKGAKNFFEAKAQAINEASRFEEEIKAEQEEKKKQAEELKQRKAAFKELQSTFTQ, from the exons atggcggcggcggcggaggagccggaggggcggcggggccgggggccgcGGCCGGGGCCGGCGCCGGGCAGCCCCGCGGGGCGGGCGGTGGGCGAGGGCTCGcccgggggcggcggccgcCGCGTCTTCAGCCCGGCCGGGGAGTTCCGCGAGTTCTCCCGGCGGCAGCTCCGCGACATGGAACGGCTCTTCCGACA GTACGACGCAGGGAAAGACGGCTTCATTGACCTGATGGAGCTGAAGCTGATGATGGAGAAGCTGGGGGCTCcacagacacacctgggacTGAAGAACATGATCAAGGAGGTGGATGAAGACCTAGACAGCAAGCTCAGTTTTCGAGAG TTCCTGCTGATTTTCcggaaggcagcagcaggtgagctgcaggaggacagCGGGCTGCACGCCCTGGCCCGGCTCTCTGAGATTGATGTCTCCACAGAGGGGGTGAAAGGTGCCAAGAACTTCTTTGAGGCCAAG GCACAAGCCATCAACGAAGCCAGCAGGTTTGAGGAGGAGatcaaagcagagcaggaggagaagaagaagcaggcagaggagctgaagCAGAGGAAGGCAGCCTTCAAGGAGCTGCAGTCCACCTTCACGCAGTGA